One window from the genome of Streptococcus halotolerans encodes:
- a CDS encoding MarR family winged helix-turn-helix transcriptional regulator: MTRNLTFNPYIRSMDEQFSLYEWFARQYGLQRKSMQILFWIKRYPEMTGDYITQKMLAQKTYSSKQVVNAAIKSWRQKGYLQLLENPRDKRHKFIRLTTEGQSWAEEIYQKISFMENRAAAELSKDEQDLLNKLTIKYNAALKQEMEKMYD, from the coding sequence ATGACGAGAAATCTTACTTTTAATCCCTATATTAGGAGTATGGATGAACAATTCAGTCTTTATGAATGGTTTGCCCGTCAATACGGTTTACAACGAAAGTCTATGCAGATTTTATTTTGGATTAAACGTTATCCTGAGATGACGGGAGACTATATTACTCAAAAAATGTTGGCACAAAAAACCTACTCGTCCAAACAAGTGGTCAACGCGGCCATTAAATCTTGGCGACAAAAAGGTTATCTTCAATTGTTGGAAAATCCAAGAGATAAACGCCATAAGTTTATTCGCTTGACTACTGAAGGTCAATCCTGGGCCGAAGAAATTTATCAAAAAATATCATTTATGGAGAATCGGGCAGCAGCCGAACTTTCAAAAGATGAGCAAGATTTATTGAATAAATTGACTATAAAATACAATGCAGCCCTCAAACAGGAAATGGAGAAAATGTATGATTGA
- a CDS encoding ABC transporter ATP-binding protein, with translation MIEFDYVSKSFGDKVVLKKQSFTIADSEFLVLVGPSGSGKTTILKMLNRLIDLTDGKIIIDGTQQSQLDLRQLRLSMGYVLQQIALFPNLTVAENIALIPKMKKWPPERIKERSQYFLERVGLTPSKYLNRYPKDLSGGEQQRVGIVRAIIHEPEYLLMDEPFSALDPISREQLQLLTKELHEEFGMTTIFVTHDVREALELADRIAVLNQGELVQLASPQEILDQPADAFVAELFGGVRHD, from the coding sequence ATGATTGAATTTGATTATGTCAGCAAGTCTTTTGGTGACAAAGTTGTCCTTAAAAAACAGAGCTTTACGATAGCTGATAGCGAATTTTTGGTTTTGGTTGGACCATCTGGTTCTGGGAAAACAACGATTCTCAAAATGCTCAATCGTTTGATTGACTTAACAGATGGCAAAATTATCATCGATGGCACTCAGCAAAGTCAACTAGATTTACGACAACTTCGTCTTTCCATGGGCTATGTCTTGCAGCAGATTGCTCTGTTTCCTAACCTAACAGTCGCTGAAAATATTGCCCTTATCCCTAAGATGAAAAAATGGCCACCAGAGCGAATCAAGGAGCGATCCCAATACTTTTTAGAACGCGTTGGTTTGACACCAAGTAAGTATCTCAATCGTTATCCTAAGGATTTGTCTGGTGGGGAGCAGCAACGTGTTGGTATTGTACGCGCCATTATTCATGAACCAGAGTATTTGCTGATGGACGAACCTTTCTCAGCCCTAGACCCGATCAGTCGTGAGCAGTTGCAACTTTTGACTAAAGAATTGCATGAAGAGTTTGGGATGACGACCATCTTTGTCACGCACGATGTTCGCGAAGCTTTGGAGTTGGCTGATCGTATTGCTGTGCTCAATCAAGGGGAACTGGTTCAACTCGCTAGTCCGCAAGAAATCCTTGATCAACCAGCAGATGCTTTTGTAGCTGAATTATTTGGAGGTGTTCGCCATGACTAA
- a CDS encoding ABC transporter permease/substrate-binding protein, whose protein sequence is MTNLIVTFQAKFGDWLTALVEHLQISLIALLVAILISVPLAIFLSKRQSWAEASLQVTGVFQTIPSLALLGLFIPFMGIGTLPAVVALVIYAIFPIMQSTVTAIASIDPSLIEAGTAFGLNRWERLKTFILPISMPIIMSGIRTSAVMIIGTATLASLIGAGGLGSFIMLGIDRNNSSLILIGAISSAILAILFNAVLKVLEKAKLRTILLSFAVMVFGLLMTYAPTIFKNLSHRDDTVVIAGKLGAEPEILINMYKELIEDQSDLKVDLKPSFGKTSFLYESVKSGDIDIYPEFTGTVTGSLLKNPPKLSNDPKEVYTAARDGILKQDGLALLKPMAYQNTYALAVTKKFAQENNVSKISDLVTVQDKLVAGFSLEFNDRPDGYPGLQDLYGLNFKVNTMEPALRYQAIQTGDVNIIDAYSTDSQIKEYDLVILEDDKQLFPPYQGAPLMTEAFLKEHPELKKILKQLAGKITETEMSEMNYQVDVKGKDAAQVAHDYLEKEGLLKK, encoded by the coding sequence ATGACTAATTTGATTGTGACTTTCCAAGCCAAATTTGGTGACTGGTTGACAGCTCTTGTAGAGCACTTACAGATTTCCTTGATTGCCCTGTTGGTGGCTATCCTAATTTCTGTGCCCCTGGCTATTTTCCTTAGTAAGCGTCAAAGTTGGGCAGAAGCTAGTTTGCAGGTGACAGGTGTTTTTCAAACGATTCCTTCATTAGCGCTCTTAGGTCTTTTTATTCCCTTTATGGGGATTGGTACCTTACCAGCGGTAGTGGCCTTGGTTATCTATGCGATTTTTCCCATTATGCAGAGTACTGTGACGGCTATTGCGAGTATTGATCCTAGCCTGATTGAAGCCGGAACAGCTTTTGGATTAAATCGTTGGGAACGTCTAAAAACGTTTATTCTGCCGATTAGTATGCCAATCATTATGTCAGGGATACGGACTTCTGCTGTTATGATTATCGGAACGGCAACCTTGGCTTCTCTTATCGGTGCTGGTGGATTAGGCTCTTTTATCATGTTGGGGATAGATCGTAATAACAGTTCGCTTATCCTGATAGGGGCGATTTCGTCGGCTATTTTGGCTATTCTCTTTAATGCCGTCTTGAAAGTTTTGGAAAAAGCAAAGCTAAGAACCATTCTGCTTTCTTTTGCTGTCATGGTCTTTGGGCTTTTGATGACCTATGCGCCAACTATTTTTAAAAACCTTAGCCACCGTGATGATACCGTCGTTATTGCTGGAAAACTAGGGGCTGAGCCCGAGATTCTGATTAACATGTACAAGGAGCTGATTGAGGATCAAAGTGACCTCAAGGTTGACCTTAAGCCTAGCTTTGGTAAGACTAGCTTCCTTTATGAGTCCGTAAAATCAGGTGATATCGATATTTACCCCGAATTTACGGGGACGGTGACAGGTAGTCTTTTGAAAAATCCTCCGAAACTCTCTAATGATCCCAAAGAGGTTTATACCGCAGCCCGTGATGGGATTTTAAAACAAGATGGCTTGGCTCTGCTAAAGCCGATGGCTTATCAGAATACCTATGCCCTAGCCGTTACCAAGAAGTTTGCTCAGGAAAATAATGTGTCCAAAATTTCTGATTTAGTAACTGTGCAAGACAAGCTAGTGGCAGGATTTTCTTTGGAATTCAATGACCGACCAGATGGTTACCCAGGTTTACAAGATCTTTATGGTCTGAATTTTAAGGTCAATACGATGGAGCCGGCTTTGCGCTACCAAGCGATTCAGACCGGTGATGTCAATATCATCGATGCCTATTCTACGGATAGTCAGATTAAGGAGTATGATTTGGTCATTTTAGAAGATGACAAGCAGCTCTTTCCGCCTTATCAGGGCGCTCCATTGATGACAGAAGCATTCTTGAAAGAACATCCAGAGCTTAAGAAAATCCTCAAACAACTAGCCGGTAAAATCACCGAAACCGAAATGTCTGAGATGAACTATCAAGTGGACGTTAAAGGAAAAGATGCAGCACAGGTAGCGCATGATTATTTGGAAAAAGAAGGATTGCTAAAAAAATAG
- a CDS encoding DinB family protein — MTNFKDLLIDDLNRAVARFERAFQEVSVEQANSFPVADKAPQIKSMAWLLWHTALVLDIQIAELADQESLLKKNGWEQKLPSSSSPSWLHTLEEAQQIRVANLDDLFTYFKEVQTAAVKYIQSLQEANLNEIVDDSWTPAVTRGVRLVSTLDDITMHSGQVFYARRLLGLKD, encoded by the coding sequence ATGACAAACTTTAAAGATTTATTGATTGATGATTTAAACCGTGCAGTGGCTCGATTTGAACGGGCTTTTCAAGAGGTCAGCGTGGAGCAAGCGAATAGCTTTCCAGTTGCTGATAAGGCACCACAGATTAAGTCCATGGCTTGGTTGCTCTGGCACACAGCCTTGGTCTTGGATATTCAGATTGCTGAATTGGCAGATCAAGAATCGCTACTTAAGAAAAACGGGTGGGAGCAAAAATTACCATCAAGTTCCAGCCCAAGCTGGCTTCATACTTTAGAAGAAGCGCAACAGATTAGAGTTGCTAATCTGGATGATTTATTTACTTACTTTAAAGAAGTCCAAACTGCCGCCGTCAAGTATATTCAGTCGCTACAAGAAGCAAATTTGAATGAAATTGTTGATGATTCTTGGACACCAGCTGTCACTCGTGGCGTACGATTGGTATCTACGCTGGATGACATCACTATGCATTCAGGACAAGTTTTTTATGCAAGACGGTTGCTGGGACTAAAGGATTAG
- a CDS encoding SDR family oxidoreductase yields MLAITGVTGKLGTLLARDLSQKGISARLLARRPQAVEDLPHMTIYESYYDKSQTTIDALMGADVLFMVSARESLERVAEHKALLDAAKSAGVKHIVYTSFCQASADATFTLSRDHAATEAYIKELGLTYTFIRDNFYMDFFVELCREYDEIKGPAGNGKVSAVVREDVAAVALEVLQNPQNFENQVLNMTGPESLSMAEIAEIVGRAWRKEISYVEETLEEAYDSRKAWPAEDWEYDSWVSTYTAIAKGELEAVSSDIERVLGRPATSLTEFLNSQMDFNH; encoded by the coding sequence ATGTTAGCAATTACAGGTGTAACTGGAAAGTTGGGAACGCTTTTAGCACGAGATTTGTCACAAAAAGGAATATCTGCCCGACTACTGGCTCGTCGACCTCAAGCAGTTGAGGATTTGCCGCACATGACTATTTACGAGTCTTACTATGATAAGAGTCAGACAACGATAGATGCTTTGATGGGTGCTGATGTTCTGTTTATGGTGTCGGCGCGTGAATCTCTTGAACGTGTGGCTGAGCATAAAGCCTTATTAGATGCTGCTAAGAGTGCAGGTGTTAAGCATATTGTTTATACTAGTTTCTGCCAAGCATCGGCGGATGCTACCTTTACCTTGTCACGTGATCATGCGGCAACAGAAGCCTATATCAAAGAACTAGGTCTCACCTATACCTTTATCCGAGATAATTTTTATATGGATTTCTTTGTTGAATTATGTCGAGAATATGACGAAATCAAGGGTCCAGCTGGTAATGGCAAAGTTTCAGCCGTTGTTCGTGAGGACGTCGCAGCGGTTGCTCTCGAGGTTTTGCAAAATCCTCAAAACTTTGAAAATCAAGTCCTTAATATGACGGGGCCTGAAAGCTTGTCTATGGCTGAAATTGCTGAAATAGTAGGCAGAGCTTGGCGAAAAGAAATCTCATATGTGGAAGAGACACTCGAAGAAGCCTATGATTCTAGAAAAGCTTGGCCAGCAGAAGACTGGGAATATGATAGCTGGGTGTCAACCTACACTGCCATTGCAAAAGGAGAGTTAGAAGCTGTTTCTAGTGACATCGAACGTGTTCTAGGACGACCAGCAACTTCTTTAACAGAATTTTTGAATTCACAAATGGATTTTAATCATTGA
- a CDS encoding LysR family transcriptional regulator, translating into MDIRVLTYFVALVQTKSISNAAAALHITQPTLSRQLKDLEKELGTVLFYRGSREIQLTDDGQYLYNRAIEILNLVDKTQYHLQQQEGISGELTIGAAESQSLDVIAKAVTKLTSKYSSTSIHIRSGNADQVYEDLDQGLLDFGITIGDFDRRKYNHISLTNRDRWGVLMPRQHPLAEKGIVNLQDVLSYPLLVSAQSSVDRRMFAGLGDYRIVGSYNLIYNAALLVKAGAGIALALDGLIDTSSEHSDLTFRYLNHDNHDGIQILWKKQAILSPVAKRFLEILKGDILNEKEMPH; encoded by the coding sequence ATGGATATTCGTGTACTAACTTATTTCGTAGCTCTCGTGCAAACAAAATCGATTTCTAATGCTGCCGCTGCCCTCCACATTACCCAACCCACCCTATCGCGTCAACTCAAGGACCTAGAAAAAGAGTTGGGAACTGTTTTGTTTTACCGGGGTAGTCGGGAAATTCAATTAACAGATGATGGCCAGTACCTCTATAATCGAGCCATTGAAATCCTCAATTTAGTTGATAAAACACAATACCATCTTCAGCAACAAGAAGGCATCTCTGGTGAACTAACCATCGGAGCTGCTGAAAGCCAGTCGCTTGATGTCATTGCCAAAGCTGTCACCAAATTAACAAGCAAGTATTCGTCAACTAGCATCCACATCCGTAGTGGAAACGCTGATCAAGTCTATGAAGATTTGGACCAAGGGCTACTGGATTTCGGCATTACTATTGGAGACTTTGATCGTCGTAAATACAATCATATATCGCTGACGAACAGAGACCGTTGGGGGGTCCTTATGCCACGACAGCATCCCTTAGCTGAAAAAGGTATCGTCAATCTGCAAGATGTTCTTTCTTATCCACTATTAGTCTCTGCCCAGTCCTCTGTTGATCGCAGGATGTTTGCTGGTTTGGGTGATTATCGCATTGTCGGTAGCTACAACCTCATCTATAACGCGGCTCTACTTGTCAAAGCAGGAGCTGGTATTGCACTGGCCTTAGATGGCCTTATTGACACCTCCTCTGAACATAGTGACTTGACCTTTCGATACCTTAATCATGACAACCATGATGGGATCCAAATACTTTGGAAAAAACAGGCTATCTTATCTCCGGTCGCTAAACGATTTTTAGAAATCCTCAAAGGAGACATCCTAAATGAGAAAGAAATGCCTCATTAA
- a CDS encoding DapH/DapD/GlmU-related protein — MIDQSFKPFLNTGKLVPEADGLRTIISQIQEENKPLIQELNTQVQTYDSARLLVEKITQDQIDPTTIINVPFQTDFGRHISFGKRVYVNMDVFMTDLGGITIEDDVLIAPRAKILTVNHPLKPSDRHKLELKSVTLKRNCWIGADATIMPGVTVGENAVVAAGALVTKDVPDNTLVAGIPARVIKQL, encoded by the coding sequence ATGATTGATCAGAGCTTTAAACCCTTTTTAAATACTGGCAAACTGGTACCTGAGGCAGATGGTTTGCGCACCATTATTAGTCAGATTCAAGAAGAAAACAAACCCTTGATCCAAGAACTTAATACACAGGTGCAAACTTATGACTCAGCACGTCTTCTCGTAGAAAAAATAACTCAAGATCAGATTGATCCGACAACAATCATTAATGTCCCTTTTCAGACAGACTTTGGACGCCACATCAGCTTTGGCAAACGTGTTTATGTCAACATGGATGTTTTTATGACAGACTTGGGTGGGATTACCATTGAAGATGATGTCCTCATTGCCCCTCGTGCTAAGATTTTGACGGTTAACCATCCTTTGAAACCTAGTGACCGGCATAAATTAGAGCTCAAGTCGGTTACACTCAAACGAAATTGCTGGATAGGTGCTGACGCAACGATTATGCCAGGTGTGACCGTTGGTGAAAATGCAGTCGTTGCAGCAGGCGCCTTGGTGACCAAGGATGTTCCAGACAATACACTTGTAGCCGGTATTCCTGCAAGAGTCATAAAACAGCTGTAA
- a CDS encoding cupin domain-containing protein: MGVFKPIFPKGKPNEAYASVFTGQSYLAALAQAPDKQFAIANVTFEPGCRNNWHAHQDGYQLLLVTDGEGLYQEEGKPAQLLKAGDVVVTQAGVKHWHGAKSNSWFSHVAITAGRAEWFEPVSDQEYIAAQATSPK; this comes from the coding sequence ATGGGAGTATTTAAACCAATTTTTCCAAAAGGGAAACCTAACGAAGCCTATGCTTCGGTATTTACTGGACAATCTTATCTAGCAGCGCTGGCTCAGGCACCAGACAAGCAATTTGCTATTGCCAATGTTACTTTTGAACCAGGTTGTCGCAATAATTGGCATGCCCACCAGGACGGCTATCAACTATTGTTAGTGACCGATGGGGAGGGCTTGTATCAGGAAGAGGGAAAACCAGCTCAACTACTAAAGGCCGGAGATGTTGTTGTTACACAGGCAGGTGTTAAACATTGGCATGGTGCTAAATCAAATAGCTGGTTTAGTCACGTGGCGATAACTGCTGGTAGAGCTGAGTGGTTTGAACCTGTGAGTGATCAAGAGTATATCGCTGCACAAGCAACATCACCGAAATGA
- a CDS encoding carboxymuconolactone decarboxylase family protein, with amino-acid sequence MVETIKQTAGRDQLGDFAPDFAHFNDDVLFGENWNNQDIELKTRCIITVVALMSSGVTDRSLTYHLQNAKNHGVTKEEITATLTHVAFYAGWPKAWAAFRLAKEVWAN; translated from the coding sequence ATGGTAGAAACAATCAAACAAACTGCTGGACGCGACCAGCTTGGCGACTTTGCACCAGATTTTGCTCACTTCAATGATGATGTGTTATTTGGTGAAAATTGGAATAATCAGGACATAGAGCTCAAAACCCGGTGCATTATTACAGTAGTTGCTCTCATGTCATCTGGTGTGACAGATCGTTCACTAACCTATCATTTGCAAAATGCCAAAAATCATGGTGTGACCAAAGAAGAAATCACTGCTACCTTAACACATGTAGCTTTCTACGCTGGCTGGCCAAAAGCATGGGCAGCCTTTCGTTTAGCGAAGGAGGTTTGGGCAAACTAA
- the nmlR gene encoding stress response transcriptional regulator NmlR, which yields MNIKKAAELVGLSADTIRYYERIGLVPAIPRTTSGIRDFQQTDLDALAFVKCFRAAGVSVESLIEYMALYQEGDKTRQARLEILQEEHQKMQERYDELGQALDRLNLKIQHYQSPTFETEIKDR from the coding sequence ATGAATATCAAAAAAGCAGCAGAACTTGTAGGTCTAAGTGCGGATACCATTCGCTATTACGAACGTATTGGTCTGGTGCCAGCGATACCAAGAACTACTTCAGGCATTCGTGATTTTCAACAGACTGATTTGGATGCTTTAGCGTTTGTAAAATGCTTTCGAGCGGCAGGCGTTTCTGTAGAAAGTTTGATTGAGTATATGGCACTCTATCAAGAAGGAGATAAAACACGTCAGGCACGCCTTGAAATTTTACAAGAAGAGCATCAAAAAATGCAGGAGCGCTATGATGAACTTGGTCAAGCACTTGATCGTTTAAATCTTAAAATTCAACATTACCAATCTCCTACGTTTGAGACAGAGATAAAAGATAGATGA
- a CDS encoding cyclophilin-like fold protein, with translation MRVLLRLVIIVPLILLLASCSQKNSEVEKDMVAVHKIQLKIDQKPVEVTWEKNAAVEELERRLLEGELELRLTAYGRFEQVGPLGIELPSQDKPQTAKAGDIMLYNSDKLVIFHGQHSWTYTKLGKLSGDHLDLVALLDKPQVLVTLSIRK, from the coding sequence ATGAGAGTGTTATTAAGACTAGTGATAATCGTTCCGCTAATCTTACTATTAGCTTCTTGCAGTCAGAAAAACAGTGAGGTAGAAAAAGACATGGTTGCTGTGCATAAGATTCAACTAAAGATTGACCAAAAACCGGTAGAAGTCACTTGGGAGAAAAATGCAGCAGTTGAAGAACTTGAGAGACGCTTGTTGGAAGGTGAACTTGAGCTACGGTTAACGGCTTATGGTCGTTTTGAGCAAGTTGGCCCTTTAGGGATTGAACTCCCTAGTCAAGATAAGCCGCAAACTGCTAAGGCTGGGGATATCATGCTTTATAACAGTGACAAGCTGGTTATCTTTCACGGTCAACATTCTTGGACTTATACCAAGTTAGGTAAACTCTCAGGTGATCATTTAGACCTAGTAGCGTTATTGGATAAGCCGCAAGTTTTAGTAACTTTATCAATCAGAAAATGA
- a CDS encoding alpha/beta hydrolase, with protein MMTKTFDIYSTIQAQKVHFNNRFGIEVAADLYLPENYEDKLWPAIVVSGPFGAVKEQASGLYAQEFAKNGFVALAFDPSFTGESGGAVRNVAEPAIFAEDYSAAVDYLGNLPYVNRDRIGAQAICGLSGMALTAAGADTRIKAVATASMYDMSKSMYLGYKNSYSDDQKAKLRDYVSQQRWIDVDKGATETGHYSLGYHELGFDTAGNVMSDDNLFPKQLPEDADSIAKAFFDYYRTSRGYHERSINSTAAWTATTPMSFYQFPLYANIKDISPRPILFVAGENAHSLYHSEEAYALANEPKELLIVPGADHVDLYDQKDKIPFDRLVEFFAQHLSLQK; from the coding sequence ATGATGACAAAAACATTTGACATTTATTCCACTATCCAAGCACAAAAGGTTCATTTTAACAATCGTTTTGGGATTGAGGTAGCTGCAGATTTGTATTTACCCGAGAACTACGAAGACAAGCTATGGCCGGCCATAGTGGTTTCTGGTCCTTTTGGTGCCGTTAAAGAGCAAGCCTCAGGCTTATATGCTCAAGAATTTGCCAAAAATGGCTTTGTTGCGCTAGCCTTCGACCCATCATTTACCGGCGAGTCAGGAGGCGCTGTTCGCAACGTAGCAGAGCCAGCTATTTTTGCGGAGGATTATAGCGCAGCCGTTGATTATCTCGGTAATCTGCCTTATGTGAATCGTGACCGCATTGGTGCTCAGGCCATTTGTGGCTTGTCTGGCATGGCATTGACCGCAGCTGGAGCAGATACTCGTATCAAGGCGGTGGCGACGGCTTCCATGTACGATATGTCCAAGTCTATGTATCTTGGCTATAAAAATAGCTACAGCGATGACCAAAAAGCAAAACTTCGTGATTATGTTAGTCAGCAACGCTGGATAGATGTGGATAAGGGTGCTACCGAAACGGGCCATTATTCTCTTGGCTACCACGAACTTGGTTTTGACACAGCGGGAAACGTTATGTCAGACGATAATCTCTTCCCTAAGCAATTGCCAGAAGATGCCGATTCTATTGCTAAAGCTTTTTTTGATTATTATCGCACATCTCGTGGTTACCATGAACGTTCGATTAACTCTACGGCTGCTTGGACAGCAACGACGCCGATGTCCTTTTACCAATTTCCGCTCTATGCTAATATCAAGGATATTTCACCAAGGCCTATTCTTTTTGTCGCCGGTGAAAATGCCCACTCGCTCTATCATTCTGAGGAAGCCTACGCTCTTGCCAATGAGCCTAAAGAGTTACTTATTGTCCCAGGAGCAGATCATGTAGATCTTTATGATCAAAAGGATAAGATTCCGTTTGATAGATTGGTTGAATTTTTTGCCCAACACTTGTCATTGCAGAAATGA
- a CDS encoding zinc-binding dehydrogenase, which yields MKTAIFESAGQMIIEEVTKPSIQAADDVIVKVVRACVCGSDLWSYSHGDNKKAHSENSGHEALGIVEAVGADITTVVPGDFVIVPFTHGCGECDACRAGFDGTCDKHEAPTNWSNGFQSEYIRFHYANWALIKVPGQPSDYSEGMIKSLLTLADVMPTGYHAARCANVQKGDKVVVIGDGAVGQCAVIAAKMRGASQIILMSRYEDRQRLALEFGATAVVAERGQEGIAKVREILGGGADAALECVGTEAALEQAIGVLHNGGRVGYVGVPHYSDRPIGSTFAQNISFGGGSASVTTYDKAFLLKAVLDGDINPGRVFTDTYQLDDINQAYQDMADRQTIKSMLVVS from the coding sequence ATGAAAACTGCTATTTTTGAATCTGCTGGTCAGATGATTATTGAAGAGGTAACCAAACCCTCTATTCAAGCTGCCGATGATGTGATTGTTAAGGTTGTTCGTGCCTGTGTCTGCGGCTCAGATTTATGGTCTTATTCACATGGCGATAATAAAAAGGCTCACTCAGAAAATTCTGGTCACGAAGCTTTAGGGATTGTGGAAGCAGTTGGTGCTGACATTACCACAGTGGTGCCAGGAGATTTTGTTATTGTACCGTTTACACATGGATGTGGAGAATGTGACGCCTGTCGTGCTGGCTTTGATGGAACCTGTGACAAGCATGAAGCACCGACTAACTGGTCAAATGGTTTCCAATCTGAATACATTCGCTTCCATTATGCCAATTGGGCACTCATAAAAGTTCCTGGTCAGCCGAGTGATTATTCAGAAGGAATGATTAAGTCGCTCTTAACCTTAGCTGATGTGATGCCAACAGGTTACCATGCTGCTCGTTGTGCTAATGTTCAAAAAGGAGATAAAGTCGTTGTGATTGGAGATGGTGCTGTTGGACAGTGCGCTGTCATAGCTGCTAAAATGCGAGGTGCTTCTCAAATTATCCTTATGAGTCGCTATGAAGATCGGCAACGATTGGCGCTTGAATTTGGTGCTACTGCAGTGGTAGCTGAACGTGGCCAAGAAGGTATTGCCAAAGTTCGCGAAATTCTAGGTGGTGGAGCAGATGCTGCTTTAGAGTGTGTTGGAACGGAAGCTGCCCTTGAACAGGCTATTGGTGTTCTTCATAACGGAGGCCGCGTTGGCTATGTTGGCGTACCTCATTACAGTGACCGCCCCATTGGCTCAACGTTTGCCCAGAACATTTCATTTGGCGGAGGATCAGCCTCGGTCACCACTTATGATAAGGCATTTCTCCTTAAAGCGGTTTTAGATGGGGACATTAATCCAGGAAGAGTCTTCACTGATACTTATCAATTAGACGATATTAACCAAGCCTATCAAGACATGGCTGATCGGCAAACGATTAAGTCTATGCTTGTTGTTTCTTAA
- a CDS encoding HAD family hydrolase, which yields MAIKAVIFDMDGVLFDTEIFYFERRKKFLAQQGINIEHLAPKDFIGGNVKQSWQLVLGNDYDNWDIPKLEEAYRQKKQEQPAPYPELIMPGAKTVIHRLKADGYRLVLASSSAIFDIERALKGSGLYDAFEIILSGEDFPESKPHPAIYQEAIAQLGVEKNQALVIEDSQKGIAAGKRAGLRVVALKDERFGVDQSQADAFINHLEQLLDLLK from the coding sequence ATGGCTATAAAAGCAGTGATTTTTGATATGGACGGTGTCCTTTTTGATACTGAAATATTTTACTTTGAGCGTCGAAAAAAATTTTTAGCGCAACAAGGGATTAATATAGAACATCTAGCACCAAAAGATTTTATTGGAGGCAATGTCAAGCAATCTTGGCAGCTAGTCTTGGGTAATGATTATGATAACTGGGATATTCCCAAATTGGAAGAGGCTTATCGCCAGAAAAAACAAGAGCAGCCTGCTCCTTACCCTGAACTCATCATGCCTGGAGCAAAAACTGTTATCCACCGTTTGAAAGCGGACGGCTATCGTCTGGTTTTGGCTTCAAGTTCGGCTATTTTTGATATTGAACGGGCTCTTAAAGGTTCAGGCTTGTATGATGCTTTTGAGATTATCTTATCGGGTGAAGATTTTCCAGAAAGTAAACCTCATCCAGCTATCTACCAAGAAGCTATTGCTCAATTAGGAGTTGAGAAAAATCAAGCCTTAGTCATTGAAGATAGCCAAAAAGGGATAGCAGCCGGAAAGAGAGCTGGCTTGAGAGTGGTTGCCCTTAAAGATGAACGCTTTGGCGTTGATCAAAGTCAAGCGGATGCTTTTATCAACCACTTGGAGCAATTGCTTGATTTGCTAAAATAG